The sequence TCCAGCGCACCTGCGGCAGCACGTCGTAGCCGCGTGGCTCTCTCAACCAGTCCGGCTTGTGGTACAGCAATGACGGATGCCACCAGGCGATCGGGTCGGAGGCGTGCTGTAGATACACCACTCGCGGTGTATCCGGTGCACCCCAAGGGCCTTCGGGACGCGCCAGGTCAGCCGAGCGAGCGACGAACCGCACCGCGTGGCCGTCGTGGTAGATCGGCAGCCATTGCGGGGAACCGGGATCGCGGTTGATGGTCAGGTCGGTCCAGATGGTGTTCTGAAACGTCGGGCCGGAGAACAACGCACCGTCGGTACGCGCCAGCACGTTGTTAAGGCTCATGAAGGAGGCTTCGCCACCGAACGAGCCGAGACTTTCGCCGAACACCACCAGTTTGGGGCGCTTGGACTCTGGCAGGGCCCGCACCTGTTTGTCGACGGCTTCGAACAGGGCCTGGCCGGCCTGGCGAGCGTTCTCCTTGTCGACCAGGAACGACAACCAGCTGGGCAGGAACGAATACTGCATGCTCACGATCGCGGTGTCGCCGTTGAACATGTACTCCAGGGCCGAGGCCTCCGCCTCGTTGATCCAGCCGGTGCCGGTCGTGGTGGCCACCGCCACCACCGCGCGGCTCAGTCCGCCGGTACGGGCTAATTCGGCGGCGGCCAGCTCAGCGGTCGCCTTGATCCCGTCGGCGGAATTCAGGCCGGCGTAGGCGCGGATTGGCTCGGCGGCCGGTGTGCCGTTGAATGCGCTGAGTTGCTCGACGGTCGGTCCACCCGCGATGAAGATGCGCCCCTGATGGCCCAGCGACGCCCAGGAGGCCAGCGACTCCGGCCCGCCGGAGCGCAGCCGGGTCGACGGGGCGGCCCGGTCGGGGCTGGTCTCCTCGTTGACCGCGGCGAAGGTGCTGTTCATGAGGTGCATCGCGGTCTTGAGCACCACGCCGTTGAGCACCGCCACAAACAGGGCCACCAGCAACGCCACCGCGACCACCGCCGAAACCCGCGGCGGGGCAACCCTTTCGAGCTGGCGCATCAGAAAGTTGATCAGCATCCTGATCAGTTGGCCGACCTCGACCAGGACGAACAGCGTGACCACTGCTATCGCACCGGCTTGGGGGTAGTTGTACCAAGTCAGCCGCGGCACACCCATCAAGTCGCGCATCTGGTCCTGCCAGCCGTGGATCGTCCACACCACCCAGAGATGGATGATCACCGCGGCGGGAATGAGCACTCGCCAGGCCCACGGCGGGGCCGGCGGGCTGGTGTCCTTGGAGCGCATGTAGCGCACCAGCCAGACGCTGAACACCCCCAGGGCATAGCCGATGGCGCCCGAGCCGCCGCTGACCAAACCCTGGAACAGCGGTCCGCGCGGCAGCAGCGACGGCGTCAGCGACAGCCACAGGAACACCAGGCCCACCGCGGTGCCGGTGAACGTGTAGTGCCGGACCCACCACGGTGGGCGCGCGGTCGGTTCCACGGTCGCTTCCGCGGTGGCGGTGTCGGTGGCTGTCGCGCTCATCGGGATCTACTCAGCGGCGGGTCTACTCAGCGGTGGGTGAAATTCGGTGCGCGCTTCTCGGTGAACGCCGCCATGCCTTCGGTCTGGTCTTCGGTGGCGAACGCCGAGTGGAACAGCCGGCGCTCGTAGAGCAGCCCTTCGGCCAGGGTGGATTCGAAGGCCCGGTTGACCGCTTCCTTGGCCATCCGGGCGGCCGACAGGCTCATCCCGGCGATGGTGGCGGCGACCTTGCCGGCCTCAGCGAGCAGGTCGTCGGCCGGCACCACGCGCGACACCAGGCCGGAGCGCTCGGCTTCGGCGGCGTCGATGGTGCGGCCGGTCAGGATCAGGTCCATCGCCTTGGCCTTGCCGATGGCCCGGGTCAGGCGCTGGGAGCCGCCCATGCCGGGCAACACGCCCAGCTTGATCTCGGGCTGGCCGAACTTGGCGGTGTCGGCGGCGATCAGCAGGTCGCACATCATCGCCAGTTCGCAGCCGCCACCCAGGGCGTGCCCGGCCACCGCGGCGATGGTCGGGGTGCGCACCGCGGCCAGTTTGGACCAGGCGGCGAAGAAGTCGGCGGCGAACACGTCGGCGAAACTCTTCTCGGCCATCTCTTTGATGTCGGCTCCGGCGGCGAACGCTTTGGCGTTGCCGGTGATGATGATCGCTCCGATGCCGGGGTCGGCGTCGAATTCAGCTGCGGCGGCAGTGACTTCGTTCATCACCTGGCTGTTGAGGGCGTTGAGTGCCTGCGGCCGGTTCAGGGTGATGGTGCCGACGCGGCCGTCGCGGGTGACGAGGATGGTTTCGTAACTCATGGTGTCTCCTTAGAAGGTCAGGTCGGGTTCGGCGGGAACGAAGTACGACTCGATGTCGGCGGCGGTCACCTCGGCCAGTGTCGCCGGCGACCACTGCGGGTTGCGGTCCTTGTCGACCAACTGGGCGCGGATGCCCTCCACCAGGTCATGCGAGCGCAGCGACGCGCACGACACCCGGAATTCCTGGACCAGCACGTCTTGCAGGGTGGCGAGCTGGCCGGCCCGACGTACCGCCTCCAACGTCACCGCGCACGCGATCGGGGAGCGGGTGCCGATCAGTTCGGCGGCGGCGTTGGCGTCGGGGCTGTCGTGGCCGGCCAGCGCGTCCACAATCTGCGCGACGGTGCCGTGTGCGTAGCACTCGTCGATCCAGTCACGATGTGCGGCAAGCTGACTCGGCGGCGGCTCGATCGCGTGTGCCGCCAGGGCGCGGTCCACGCCGTCGGCGATGATCGCCGCGGTGAAGGCCTCCAACGCCGTGTGCGGGACGAAGTGGTCGGCGAAACCCAGCGCAATGGCATCCGGACCGGAAAACGGTGCGCCGGTCAGTGCCGCGTGCAGGCCGAGCCGGCCGGGGGCGCGGGAGAGCAGGTAGGTGCCGCCGACATCGGGGATGAAACCGATACCGACCTCGGGCATGGCCATCTTGGTGGTGTCGGTGACCACCCGGGTGTTGGCGTGCGCCCCGACTCCGACGCCGCCGCCCATCACGATGCCGTCCATCAACGACACGTACGGCTTGCCGAATCCGCCGATCTGCGCATTCAGCAGGTACTCGTCGTACCAGAACCGGCGTGCTTCGGCGCCGTCGGCTTTGGCGCTGTGATAGATCGCGACCACGTCGCCGCCGGCGCACAGGCCGCGCTCGCCGGCCCCGGCGAGCACCACCGCCGTCACCGCCGGGTCGTCGGCCCAGGCAGAAAGTGCCGCGGTCATCGCGGTCACCATCGGAAGGTTCAGCGAGTTGATCGCCCTCGGGCGGTTGAGTGTCAGCAGACCGACACCGTTGTCAACGTGGGCCAGGACGTCGGGATTCAGGACGTCGGGATTCCGGGCACCGTCAGATTCGCCTGTCACGCCTTCGCAATGTAGATCCTTACCCGCCGTCAACGTTCCGCGGGTAAGGTTTGGCAGCAGAGCGGCCGCTAGTCCGTTGGGAACTTCGACGGGTCGTGGACCGTTGAGCAAGTGTTCGCACAACTTCGTGTCCGAGCACCAGACAGCATTAAGAAAGGATCGGGACGGTGCGGGAGACCAGCAACCCGGTATTTCGTTCGTTGCCCAAACAGGGCGGCTACGCGCAGTTCGGAACCGGCGTCGCCGGTGCGACGCAGCAGGTGGGACAGACCTACCAGGCCGACCCGTCGCTACAGCAGTACCAGCGGGAGGTCACTCGCCCGCTGACCATCGATGACGTCGTCACCAAGACCGGCATCACGCTGGGGGTGCTCAGCGTCGCAGCGATCGTTTCTTTCTTCCTGGTCGCGGGCAATCAGGCGCTGGCCGGGCCGCTGACCTTCGTCGGCGCATTCGGCGGACTGGCCCTGGTTCTGGTGGCCACGTTCACCCGCAAGCAGGACAGCAAGGCCCTGGTGCTCAGCTACGCGGTGCTGGAGGGCATGTTCCTCGGCGCCATCTCCTTCGTGCTGACCGCGGTCACGGTCGGCACCAGCAACGCCGGCTCGATGATCGGCCAGGCCGTGATGGGCACCCTCGGTGTGTTCGGCGGCATGCTCGTCGTCTACAAGACCGGCGCCATCCGGGTCACCCCGAAGTTCACCCGGATGCTCGTCGCCGGCATGTTCGGTGTGCTGGCCCTGATGATCGGCAACCTGGTGCTGTCGCTGTTCGGCGTCGGCGGTGGCGAAGGCCTGGGCCTGCGCAGCGGTGGGACGCTGTCGATCATCTTCTCGCTGGTGTGCATCGGTATCGCCGCGTTCAGCTTCCTGATCGACTTCGACGCTGCCGACCAGCTGATCCGCGCCGGCGCGCCGGAGAAGGCCGCCTGGGGTATCGCACTGGGCCTGACCGTGACCCTGGTCTGGCTGTACCTGGAGATCCTGCGTCTGCTCAGCTACTTCCAGAGCGAGTGACCCGCTAGCTTTTCCCCGTTGACTCTGCGCTGACCAGGCAGGCTACTCGCACTTTCGCCTGGTACGCGCAGAGTCAACTGCTATCTGGGGTGCTGTCGGAGACCGCTGGCAGCATGCCGGCATGGAAGGTGAACCATTCCTCGGTAGCGAGGCATTGGCGGCCGGTGCGGTCACCTGGCACGAGCTGGACAAATACCACACGGCGATCATGCCGAACGTCTACCTGGACAGACGCGTCAAGCCGACGTTGCGGCACCGCATTGAGGGCGCCTGGCTGTGGGCGCATCGCCAAGCAGTCGTCAGCGGTCTTGCCGCCTCGGCCCTGCATGGGGCGAACTGGGTCGACGACGACGTGATCGTCGAACTGATCTGGCGCAACGCGCGAGCCCCGCACGGCGTCAAGACCCGTGCGGACCTGATCCTGGACGGCGAATCCCAGCGTCTTGGCGGCGTCGTCGCCACCACGCCGGAGCGCACCGCCTTCGACCTGGGCCGACGCGGCCCGTTGCGTCAGGCGGTCGCCAGACTGGATGCGCTGGCCAATGCCACGCATTTCAAGATCGACGATGTGGCGCAGCTGGCGGCGCGGCATCGTCATACCCGCGGGCTGCGCCAACTCGAAGCCGCGCTGTACCTCGTCGACGCCGGCGCACAGTCACCGAAGGAGACCTGGTTGCGGCTGCTGCTCGGTGACGCCGGCTTCCCAAGACCGCGGACCCAGATCCCCGTACTCGGCGAGGACGGCTACCCCAAGTACTTCCTCGACATGGGGTGGGAGGACATCATGCTCACGGTCGAGTACGACGGCGATCAACATCGCACCGATCGGCTGCAGTACGTCAAAGATGTGGAGAGGCTGGAGTACATCCAGAGCGTCGGCTGGACGCACATCAAGGTGCTTGCCGAACACCGGGGCTACGACGTCGTTCGACGCGTCCGCCAGTCATGGGACGCCCTAAAACGCCGTTGACTCTGCGCTGACCAGGCGGGGTACTCGCGCTTTTGCCTGGTAGGCGCAGAGTCAACGACAAAGGGAGATCAGGAGAGGCGCTCGACCACCATGGCCATGCCCTGGCCGCCACCCACACACATGGTCTCCACGCCGAAGGTCTTGTCGTGGGTCGCCAGGTTGTTCAGCAGGGTGGCGGTGATCCGGGCGCCGGTCATACCGAACGGGTGGCCCAGGGCGATCGCCCCGCCGGACACGTTCAGCTTGTCCTCGTCGATGCCCAGCTCGCGGGCCGAGCCGAGCACCTGCACCGCGAAGGCCTCGTTGATCTCGAACAGGTCGATGTCGGAGACCGACATCTTCGCGTTCGCCAGCGCCTTCTTGACGGCCTCGATCGGGCCCAAGCCCATGATCTCCGGCGACAGGCCCGACACCCCGGTGGACACGATCCGGGCCAGCGGCTGCAGGCCCAGCTCCTTGGCCTTGGTGTCGCTGGTGATGATCACCGCGGCCGCGCCGTCGTTCAGCGGGCAGGCGTTGCCGGCGGTAATCGTGCCGTTGGGCCGGAACACCGGCTTGAGCTGGCTGATCTTCTCGTAGGTGGTGCCGGCGCGCGGGCCGTCGTCGGTGCTCACCACGGTGCCGTCCGGGAGCGTGACCGGCGAGATCTCGCGGGCGAAGAAGCCACTCTTGATGGCCTCCTCGGCGCGGTTCTGGCTGCGCACGCCCCAGTGGTCCTGGTCTTCGCGGCTGATCCCGGTGTGCAGCACCACGTTCTCGGCGGTCTGGCCCATCGCGATGTAGACGTCGGGCAGCAGGCCGTCGCCGCGCGGGTCGTGCCACTCGGTGGCACCGGCCGCAGCAGCCTCGGAGCGGGCGACAGCGTCGTTGAACAGCGGGTTCTTGCTGTTCGGGGCACCGTCGGCGGCACCGATCGCGAACTGCGAGACGGTCTCGACACCGGCTGAGATAAACGCGTCACCCTCGCCGGCCTTGATCGCGTGGAACGCCATCCGGGTGGTCTGCAGCGACGACGAGCAGTACCGGTTCACCGTGGTGCCGGGCAGGAAGTCGTAGCCGAGCAGCACCGAGACCACCCGCCCGATGTTGTAGCCAGAGGCGCCGCCCGGCTGGCCGCAGCCCATCATCAGGTCGTCGATCTCGCGCGGGTCCAGCGCAGGCACCTTGTCCAGGGCGGCGCGCACCATCTGGGCGGCGAGGTCGTCGGGCCGCATGGTGACCAGGGATCCCTTACCGGCCCGGCCGATCGGCGAACGCGCAGTTGAGACGATGACAGCTTCAGGCACTTCTGGCTCCTAGAGATCGGGTAATAGAGCCGAATCTAGCCCGAAGAGGCCACCACGCGGGAATCGGGCCGGTCCAGCGCTGCGCAGAGCGCCGGGATCATTTGGCCCGCCGCCAGGGCGTAACCGGCCGCCGACGGGTGGTACTGGTCCGCGGCGAACAGCAGGTGCGGGCTGTCATGGAACTCCCGCGCCCGGAAGTCGGCGAAGGGCACGGCGATACCGCCGACAGCCTTGACCGCCAGGGTCTGTGCCCGGGCGAGCTGGCAGGCCCGGACGTGCGCGACCCAGCGCAGCGGCCGCGGTATCGCGCTGATCGCGCCGAACTTCGGGCAGGTGCCCACGATCACCACCGCGCCGCTGGCGCGTAGTCGCTTCACCGCGGCACGCAGTCGCTGCACCGAGCCGGCGATGCTGTTCAGTGCGGTGACGTCGTTGGCGCCGATCATGATCACCGCCACATCCGGCGGCGGACCCGCGACGAACATCGCGTCCACCTGACCGGCCAGGCCCTTGGAGGTGGCACCGACAATTGCCTTGGTGCTCAAGCGAACCCGCAATCCGGTGCGCTGCGCCAGGGCCTTGGCGATCAGCGCCCCGGGAACCTCTTCCGCGGCACGACAGCCATAGCCGGTCGCGGTTGAGTCGCCGAAAACCATCAGGTGCAGATCGACGTTCGCTCCGCGGTGGAAGGGCTGAACTTCAGTGTCGTCGGCACCGTATAAACCGTCAGCACGGGGTGGAAGGTCCCAAGCCTTCGGGATCGTCTGGCGGGCCCGGTCGGCCTGGCCCGCCAGAAGATTGCGCACACCCAGGTAGAGGGTGCCGCTGAAAGCGAACGCGCCCGCAGTGCCCAGCGTGACAGCTGAGCGTCGCGTTGCCCGGATCGCCATGTCTCGATTTTAGGGAAAGGACTCGCCCGTCGCCTGAGCGCAGCAAACAAAAATGGTCACGAAGCGGACCCGATGCAGTATCGGAACGAATCATAAGATTTCTTCTCAAATTTCCGCGTGTGACGATACTTGGTACCGCGTTGGCTGTGCCGGCCCGGGCCGGCTGGAGGGAGTGTCCATCATGACCGCACCCGACACAATTCCCAGCTCGTTACGTGTTCGCACCCGTCTCTATCCCACCTCGCGACCCCACCGTTACGGCCGTCATGACGGGCTGCCCGTCGAGGTCTTCGAGGAGTCAGCCAGCGTCGAGGGACGGCTCGCGTGGCTGGCGGCCCGGGCCACCATTCGGCCGGTTCTCTCGGTCGGCAGCTATCTACCGCGGATGCCGTGGCCGTTCGGGCTGCTCGACTTCGCCGCCAAGGCGATGTTGCCGGCGCCGGGCACCATCCGCGCCACCATCCGGCTACCGCGCTGCAAGGCGCAGATGGTGCGTGCCGCCGGCGTCCTGCCGGCCGACGGCACCCGCCGCGTCGTGCTCTACATGCACGGCGGGGCCTTCCTGACCTGCGGGGCCAACACCCACGGCCGGCTGGTCACCAAGCTGTCGAAGTACGCGGACAGTCCGGTGCTGGTGGTGGAGTACCGGATGATCCCCAAGTACTCGATCGCGGATGCGATCGACGACTGTTACGACGGCTACCGCTGGCTGCGCCGGCAGGGCTACGAACCGGACCAGATCGTGCTGGCCGGCGACTCCGCCGGCGGCTACCTGTCGTTGGCGCTGGCCGAGCGGTTGCTTGAAGAAGGGGAGGACCCGGCGGCGATCGTCGCCATGTCGCCGCTGCTGGAGATCGCCAAGGAGGCCAAGAAGGCGCATCCCAACATCCACGCCGGGGCGGAGTTCCCGCCCAAGGCATTCGACGCGTTCGTCGAACTGATCGAGGCCGCGGCCCAGCGCGACCGCACTCACGGCAGCGAGGTCCTCGAACCCCTGCAACACGTCAAGCCCGGGCTTCCGCGCACCCTGATCCATGTCTCCGGCTCCGAGGTGCTGCTGCACGACGCCCGGCTGGGGGCCAAGGTGCTCGCGGCCGCCGGGGTTCCGGTGGAGCTGCGGGTGTGGCCCGGCCAGATCCACGTCTTCCAGATCGCGGCACCGTTCGTGCCGGAGGCCACCCGTTCGTTGCGGCAGATCGGCGAATACATCCGCGAGGCCACCGGTTAGGCAGGCCATGGGCTGCTGAACCGAGCCGCCTGAGACGATGTCAGGCATGCGGATAGCGCGCCACATCAGTGACCTCATCGGCAACACCCCACTGGTCGAGCTGACTTCGATCGTTCCCCCCGGGGCCGGCCGGGTGGTGGCCAAGGTCGAGTACCTCAATCCGGGCGCGAGCTCCAAAGACCGCATCGCGGTGAAGATGATCGACGCGGCCGAGGCCAGCGGAGCGCTCAAGCCCGGCGGCACGATCGTCGAACCCACCTCCGGCAACACCGGTGTCGGCTTGGCGCTGGTCGCCCAGCGCCGCGGTTACAAGTGCGTGTTCGTCTGCCCGGACAAGGTCAGCGAGGACAAGCAGAATGTGTTGCGGGCCTACGGTGCCGACGTGGTGGTGTGCCCGACCGCGGTGCCACCGGACGACCCGGCCAGCTACTACAGCGTCTCCAACCGGCTGGTCGAAGAGATCGACGGCGCCTGGAAGCCCGATCAGTACTCCAACCCGGCGGGCCCCGAGAGTCACTACGAGACCACCGGTCCGGAGATCTGGGCCGACACCGACGGCCAGGTCACCCATTTCGTCGCCGGGATCGGCACCGGCGGCACCATCACCGGCACCGGCCGCTACCTCAAAGAGGTGTCGGGCGGCCGGGTGCAGATCATCGGCGCCGACCCGGAAGGCTCGGTGTACTCCGGTGGTACCGGCCGGCCGTACCTGGTGGAAGGGGTCGGCGAGGACTTCTGGCCTGACGCCTATGACCCGAGCATTCCCAACGAGATCATCGCGGTGTCCGACGCGGACTCGTTCGACATGACCCGGCGCCTCGCCCGTGAGGAAGCGCTACTGGTCGGCGGGTCCTGCGGAATGGCCGTCGTGGCGGCGGTGGAGGCGGCGGTCAAAGCCGGGCCCGACGCACTCGTCGTCGTCCTGCTGCCCGACGGCGGACGCGGCTACATGTCGAAGATCTTCAACGACGCCTGGATGTCGTCCTACGGGTTCCTGCGGTCCCGGCTGGACGGCTCGACGGTGCAGCCCACCGTCGGCGACGTGCTGCGCGCCAAGTCCGGGATCCTGCCGGACCTGGTGCACACCCACCCCTCGGAGACGCTGCGCGACGCCATCGGGATCCTGCGGGAGTACGGGGTGTCGCAGATGCCCGTCGTGGGTGCCGAACCGCCGGTGATGGCCGGCGAAGTGGCCGGCAGCGTGTCCGAGCGCGAGCTGCTGTCCGCGGTGTTCGAGGGCCGCGCGAAGCTTGCCGACGCGGTGTCGCAGCACATGGGCCCGCCGCTTCCGCTGATCGGATCCGGCGAGGTCGTCGGCGTCGCCGCGACCGCGCTGGCCCAGGTGGACGCGGTGATGGTGGTCGAGGACGGCAAACCGGTGGGTGTCATCACGCGCCACGATCTCTTGGGCTTTTTGTCCGACGGGCCACGCCGTCGATAAGGACGCTGGCGTTCACTGTCCTGCGGTAGCGTTTGGACCGTTCACCGACCCGACCCGAAAGGGTGGAGATGACCGACTTTCCCCCGCCTCCGCAGGGCAACTACCCACCCCCGTCCGGTGACTTCCCGGCGCAGGGCAACTACCCCCCGCCGCCTCCCGGCAACTACCCGCCGCCTCCGGGTAATTACCCCCCGCCGCCGCCTGGCAATTACCCGCCTCCGCCTCCCGGCAACTATCCGCCTCCGCCTCCCGGCAACTACCCGCCACCGCCTCCCGGCTACGGCGCGTACCCGGGTGCGGTCGGCAGCCCGGTGGGCCAGCTGCCGCAAGAGGCTTACACCTCCTGGCTGACTCGCGTGGGCGCCTACTTCATCGACTTCCTGCCGATCCTCGTGCTCTACGGCATTCCGTCGATGATCGCCGGAACCACCGCCGACCGGGAGTGCATCACCAGCTCCGACGGATTCGCCTGCACGGTCACGCCGTCGAGCACCGGCGCCGCGCTGATGTTCATCGGCTGGCTGGCCGCGCTCGCCTACGGGATCTGGAACTTCGGCTATCGGCAGGGCACCACCGGGTCGAGCATCGGTAAGTCGGTGCTGAAGTTCAAGGTGGTCTCCGAAGCCACCGGCCAGCCCATCGGGTTCGGGATGTCGATCGTGCGCCAGTTGGCCCACATCATCGACGGCGCGATCTTGTGCATCGGCTACCTGTTCCCGCTGTGGGACGCCAAACGCCAGACGATCGCCGACAAGATCATGACCACCGTCTGCCTGCCGATCCGTTGAGCCAGAAGCAACCGCACCGCAGTACTGGTCTGTCCACCACGGCGATCCATGCCGGATACCGTCCGGACCCGGCAACCGGAGCCGTCAACGCACCGATCTACGCCAGCAGCACCTTCGCCCAGGACGGCGTCGGCGGTCTGCGCGGCGGATTCGAGTACGCGCGCACCGGCAATCCGACCCGGGCCGCACTGGAGACCGCGCTGGCCGCGGTGGAGCGGGGCCGGTTCGGCCGGGCGTTCGGTTCCGGGATGGCCGCCACGGACTGCGCGTTGCGGTCGATCCTGCGCCCCGGTGATCACCTGATCATTCCCGACGACGCCTACGGTGGCACCTTCCGGCTGATCGACAAGGTCTTCACTCAGTGGGGGGTGGCGCATACCCCGGTGGCGCTCTCCGACCTGGATGCGGTCCGCGGGGCGCTCACCGACAAGACCCGGCTGATCTGGGTGGAGACCCCCACCAACCCGCTGCTGTCGATCGCCGACATCGCGAGTATCGCCGCCATCGGCAAGGAAGCCGGCGCGAAGGTGCTGGTGGACAACACCTTCGCCTCGCCCGCGCTGCAGCAGCCGTTGACGCTGGGCGCCGATGTGGTGCTGCATTCGACCACCAAGTACATCGGCGGCCACTCCGATGTGGTGGGCGGTGCGCTGATCACCGACGACGAAGAGCTCGACGCGGCTTTCGCCTTTCTGCAGAACGGAGCGGGGGCGGTGCCGGGCCCCTTCGACGCCTACCTGACCATGCGCGGCCTGAAGACGTTGGTGCTGCGGATGCAGCGGCACAGCGAGAACGCCGCCGCGGTTGCCGAATTCCTCAACGGGCATTCCGCGGTGAGCCGAGTGCTTTACCCGGGGCTGCCGGAGCATCCCGGCCACGATGTCGCCGCGGCGCAGATGCGCGGGTTCGGCGGCATGGTGTCGGTCCGGATGCGTGGCGGCCGGGCGGCCGCTGAGAAGCTGTGCGCCGGAACCGAGATCTTCATCCTGGCCGAGTCGCTGGGCGGGGTGGAGTCGCTGATCGAACTACCGGGCGCCATGACGCACGCGTCGACGGCGGGTTCGCAACTCGAGGTTCCCGACGACCTGGTGCGCCTGTCGGTGGGCATCGAGGACATCGACGATTTGATCGCCGACCTCAAACAGGCGCTGGACTGAGCCGCGAGATGGGGCTCAGGAGTGGTAGGGCTCCGCGCTGACCAGGGTCACCTTGACGGTCTTGCCGCTGGGCACGGTGTAACTGCGCTCCTCGTCCACCTTGGCGCCGAGCAGGGCGTGGCCGAGCGGCGAGTTCGGTGAATACACCTCGAGCTTGTCGTCGTTGACGCC is a genomic window of Mycolicibacter heraklionensis containing:
- a CDS encoding enoyl-CoA hydratase translates to MSYETILVTRDGRVGTITLNRPQALNALNSQVMNEVTAAAAEFDADPGIGAIIITGNAKAFAAGADIKEMAEKSFADVFAADFFAAWSKLAAVRTPTIAAVAGHALGGGCELAMMCDLLIAADTAKFGQPEIKLGVLPGMGGSQRLTRAIGKAKAMDLILTGRTIDAAEAERSGLVSRVVPADDLLAEAGKVAATIAGMSLSAARMAKEAVNRAFESTLAEGLLYERRLFHSAFATEDQTEGMAAFTEKRAPNFTHR
- a CDS encoding Bax inhibitor-1/YccA family protein is translated as MRETSNPVFRSLPKQGGYAQFGTGVAGATQQVGQTYQADPSLQQYQREVTRPLTIDDVVTKTGITLGVLSVAAIVSFFLVAGNQALAGPLTFVGAFGGLALVLVATFTRKQDSKALVLSYAVLEGMFLGAISFVLTAVTVGTSNAGSMIGQAVMGTLGVFGGMLVVYKTGAIRVTPKFTRMLVAGMFGVLALMIGNLVLSLFGVGGGEGLGLRSGGTLSIIFSLVCIGIAAFSFLIDFDAADQLIRAGAPEKAAWGIALGLTVTLVWLYLEILRLLSYFQSE
- a CDS encoding acetyl-CoA C-acetyltransferase, with amino-acid sequence MPEAVIVSTARSPIGRAGKGSLVTMRPDDLAAQMVRAALDKVPALDPREIDDLMMGCGQPGGASGYNIGRVVSVLLGYDFLPGTTVNRYCSSSLQTTRMAFHAIKAGEGDAFISAGVETVSQFAIGAADGAPNSKNPLFNDAVARSEAAAAGATEWHDPRGDGLLPDVYIAMGQTAENVVLHTGISREDQDHWGVRSQNRAEEAIKSGFFAREISPVTLPDGTVVSTDDGPRAGTTYEKISQLKPVFRPNGTITAGNACPLNDGAAAVIITSDTKAKELGLQPLARIVSTGVSGLSPEIMGLGPIEAVKKALANAKMSVSDIDLFEINEAFAVQVLGSARELGIDEDKLNVSGGAIALGHPFGMTGARITATLLNNLATHDKTFGVETMCVGGGQGMAMVVERLS
- a CDS encoding alpha/beta hydrolase, which translates into the protein MTAPDTIPSSLRVRTRLYPTSRPHRYGRHDGLPVEVFEESASVEGRLAWLAARATIRPVLSVGSYLPRMPWPFGLLDFAAKAMLPAPGTIRATIRLPRCKAQMVRAAGVLPADGTRRVVLYMHGGAFLTCGANTHGRLVTKLSKYADSPVLVVEYRMIPKYSIADAIDDCYDGYRWLRRQGYEPDQIVLAGDSAGGYLSLALAERLLEEGEDPAAIVAMSPLLEIAKEAKKAHPNIHAGAEFPPKAFDAFVELIEAAAQRDRTHGSEVLEPLQHVKPGLPRTLIHVSGSEVLLHDARLGAKVLAAAGVPVELRVWPGQIHVFQIAAPFVPEATRSLRQIGEYIREATG
- a CDS encoding alpha/beta hydrolase, producing MSATATDTATAEATVEPTARPPWWVRHYTFTGTAVGLVFLWLSLTPSLLPRGPLFQGLVSGGSGAIGYALGVFSVWLVRYMRSKDTSPPAPPWAWRVLIPAAVIIHLWVVWTIHGWQDQMRDLMGVPRLTWYNYPQAGAIAVVTLFVLVEVGQLIRMLINFLMRQLERVAPPRVSAVVAVALLVALFVAVLNGVVLKTAMHLMNSTFAAVNEETSPDRAAPSTRLRSGGPESLASWASLGHQGRIFIAGGPTVEQLSAFNGTPAAEPIRAYAGLNSADGIKATAELAAAELARTGGLSRAVVAVATTTGTGWINEAEASALEYMFNGDTAIVSMQYSFLPSWLSFLVDKENARQAGQALFEAVDKQVRALPESKRPKLVVFGESLGSFGGEASFMSLNNVLARTDGALFSGPTFQNTIWTDLTINRDPGSPQWLPIYHDGHAVRFVARSADLARPEGPWGAPDTPRVVYLQHASDPIAWWHPSLLYHKPDWLREPRGYDVLPQVRWTPIVTFLQVSADMAVAVDVPDGHGHSYVADAADAWAAILHPAAWTPEKTERLRPLLHSNA
- a CDS encoding RDD family protein gives rise to the protein MTDFPPPPQGNYPPPSGDFPAQGNYPPPPPGNYPPPPGNYPPPPPGNYPPPPPGNYPPPPPGNYPPPPPGYGAYPGAVGSPVGQLPQEAYTSWLTRVGAYFIDFLPILVLYGIPSMIAGTTADRECITSSDGFACTVTPSSTGAALMFIGWLAALAYGIWNFGYRQGTTGSSIGKSVLKFKVVSEATGQPIGFGMSIVRQLAHIIDGAILCIGYLFPLWDAKRQTIADKIMTTVCLPIR
- a CDS encoding enoyl-CoA hydratase/isomerase family protein — its product is MTGESDGARNPDVLNPDVLAHVDNGVGLLTLNRPRAINSLNLPMVTAMTAALSAWADDPAVTAVVLAGAGERGLCAGGDVVAIYHSAKADGAEARRFWYDEYLLNAQIGGFGKPYVSLMDGIVMGGGVGVGAHANTRVVTDTTKMAMPEVGIGFIPDVGGTYLLSRAPGRLGLHAALTGAPFSGPDAIALGFADHFVPHTALEAFTAAIIADGVDRALAAHAIEPPPSQLAAHRDWIDECYAHGTVAQIVDALAGHDSPDANAAAELIGTRSPIACAVTLEAVRRAGQLATLQDVLVQEFRVSCASLRSHDLVEGIRAQLVDKDRNPQWSPATLAEVTAADIESYFVPAEPDLTF
- a CDS encoding cystathionine beta-synthase, which encodes MRIARHISDLIGNTPLVELTSIVPPGAGRVVAKVEYLNPGASSKDRIAVKMIDAAEASGALKPGGTIVEPTSGNTGVGLALVAQRRGYKCVFVCPDKVSEDKQNVLRAYGADVVVCPTAVPPDDPASYYSVSNRLVEEIDGAWKPDQYSNPAGPESHYETTGPEIWADTDGQVTHFVAGIGTGGTITGTGRYLKEVSGGRVQIIGADPEGSVYSGGTGRPYLVEGVGEDFWPDAYDPSIPNEIIAVSDADSFDMTRRLAREEALLVGGSCGMAVVAAVEAAVKAGPDALVVVLLPDGGRGYMSKIFNDAWMSSYGFLRSRLDGSTVQPTVGDVLRAKSGILPDLVHTHPSETLRDAIGILREYGVSQMPVVGAEPPVMAGEVAGSVSERELLSAVFEGRAKLADAVSQHMGPPLPLIGSGEVVGVAATALAQVDAVMVVEDGKPVGVITRHDLLGFLSDGPRRR
- a CDS encoding SGNH/GDSL hydrolase family protein gives rise to the protein MAIRATRRSAVTLGTAGAFAFSGTLYLGVRNLLAGQADRARQTIPKAWDLPPRADGLYGADDTEVQPFHRGANVDLHLMVFGDSTATGYGCRAAEEVPGALIAKALAQRTGLRVRLSTKAIVGATSKGLAGQVDAMFVAGPPPDVAVIMIGANDVTALNSIAGSVQRLRAAVKRLRASGAVVIVGTCPKFGAISAIPRPLRWVAHVRACQLARAQTLAVKAVGGIAVPFADFRAREFHDSPHLLFAADQYHPSAAGYALAAGQMIPALCAALDRPDSRVVASSG